A portion of the Paenibacillus marchantiae genome contains these proteins:
- a CDS encoding peptidoglycan D,D-transpeptidase FtsI family protein: MKNHSKEKDELTDKRRFSYRMNVFFFASFVIFSVIIVRLAFLQFVEGPELSQEEASNITKDVPLAPVRGTIYDSTGEVKLAYSKPIQSLYLTLYKNYGDVDGKPNPNIAEVEDIATRLHDVFEQYKKKDSEALTVDNILEAMDLNSRKANGFMPRLIKSDLSDEEVAYFLQHKDEFKGIQIVEESVRYYDPDTVAVQTIGYLKKFKSSKTLNKYKEVDEANKKQTDPGLVYTENEFVGFDGLELQYQDVLRGKSGYNSVDVDLRNLPEGVAGSTPPEKGYDLITTINKNVQVKTEQAILDQISWLHTHQVSGKLHPNAKTGFAVAMEVDTGKIVAAASMPDYDTNVWRTGGISTEDYDKIKYIYQNGTIRGFPPDDSNKRAESVVLLGSTIKPLSVLIGLKEGFFTTNTVYSDRGSTTFGGDNRRVQNSSGHVYGSLTPRDAIRHSSNVFMIDEIGKKLYSKYGAEGIGVWDEYMKQFGLGVPTEVDLPNEYSGYLEYIKSEESSLTKLVYASFGQQGKYTTMQLAQYATMLANKGKRMEPQLVSEFRDSEGNVVEKMKPKVLSTVDFNDAYWNEVQRGMATEVTAFSGFPYDFARKTGTSTQLVGGKLVDNGVFIAYAPRNNPKLAVAVVIPEGGFGSSSAAPVARAIFDAYDEEFGLDGVPKKDKNKESDTQ, encoded by the coding sequence ATGAAAAATCATTCAAAAGAGAAGGACGAACTTACGGACAAGCGGCGCTTCAGTTACCGGATGAACGTATTTTTCTTCGCTTCCTTTGTTATTTTTAGCGTTATTATTGTACGGCTGGCATTTTTGCAATTCGTGGAAGGCCCTGAGCTCAGTCAGGAGGAAGCGAGTAATATTACCAAAGATGTACCACTTGCTCCCGTGAGAGGAACCATCTATGATTCCACGGGCGAGGTAAAGCTGGCTTACTCCAAGCCGATTCAATCCTTGTATCTGACTTTATACAAAAACTATGGGGATGTGGATGGTAAGCCAAATCCGAATATAGCGGAAGTGGAGGACATCGCAACTCGGTTGCATGATGTTTTTGAGCAGTATAAGAAAAAGGATTCCGAGGCCCTTACGGTCGATAACATCTTAGAAGCAATGGACCTCAATTCGCGTAAAGCAAACGGGTTCATGCCACGTCTGATCAAGAGTGATCTGTCCGATGAGGAAGTGGCTTATTTCCTGCAGCACAAGGATGAATTCAAGGGAATTCAGATTGTAGAGGAAAGTGTGCGTTACTATGATCCGGATACGGTAGCCGTTCAGACGATTGGTTATCTCAAAAAGTTCAAAAGCTCTAAAACACTCAATAAATACAAAGAGGTCGATGAGGCCAATAAAAAGCAAACGGACCCAGGTCTTGTATATACGGAGAATGAGTTTGTTGGCTTTGATGGACTGGAACTGCAATATCAGGATGTTCTGCGAGGGAAAAGCGGTTATAACTCCGTGGACGTTGACTTACGTAACTTGCCTGAAGGTGTAGCAGGCTCTACCCCACCCGAAAAAGGGTATGATCTGATTACAACGATTAACAAAAATGTTCAGGTGAAAACGGAACAAGCGATACTGGATCAAATAAGCTGGCTGCATACACATCAGGTCTCCGGTAAGCTGCATCCCAATGCAAAAACAGGTTTTGCAGTCGCAATGGAAGTGGATACAGGGAAGATTGTTGCTGCTGCCAGTATGCCGGATTACGACACGAACGTTTGGAGAACTGGCGGTATAAGTACTGAAGATTACGATAAAATAAAATATATTTATCAAAATGGTACCATTCGTGGATTCCCGCCAGACGATTCAAATAAACGAGCGGAATCTGTTGTATTGCTTGGTTCCACAATCAAACCGCTTAGTGTATTGATTGGTTTGAAGGAAGGTTTTTTCACAACAAATACAGTATATTCAGACAGAGGCTCAACGACTTTTGGTGGGGATAACCGCAGAGTACAGAATTCCTCCGGTCACGTGTATGGTTCGTTAACTCCTCGTGATGCGATTCGTCATTCCTCGAACGTGTTCATGATTGACGAGATCGGGAAGAAACTGTACTCGAAGTATGGTGCAGAGGGTATTGGCGTATGGGATGAATACATGAAGCAGTTTGGACTTGGTGTACCTACTGAAGTAGATTTGCCTAATGAATATTCTGGTTACTTGGAATACATTAAGAGTGAAGAGAGCTCACTTACTAAGCTCGTATATGCCTCCTTTGGACAACAAGGGAAGTATACAACAATGCAGCTGGCACAGTATGCTACGATGCTAGCGAATAAAGGAAAACGCATGGAGCCGCAATTGGTCAGTGAGTTCCGTGATTCGGAAGGCAATGTGGTTGAGAAAATGAAACCGAAAGTGCTCAGCACAGTCGATTTTAATGATGCTTACTGGAATGAAGTACAGCGAGGCATGGCAACCGAAGTAACAGCGTTTAGTGGATTCCCTTATGACTTTGCCAGAAAAACAGGTACATCCACACAGTTAGTCGGAGGCAAATTGGTGGATAACGGGGTATTTATTGCTTACGCTCCACGCAACAATCCGAAGCTGGCTGTAGCCGTGGTTATTCCTGAAGGGGGCTTTGGTTCGAGCAGTGCTGCCCCTGTTGCG
- a CDS encoding ATPase, protein MNIEVIKEFVMQNWLVIVVALIILFFVLNVVKTVLKWAIAIIIIAALLIYSGISIDQIKQTVTDVQSSTMDTLKKEATSMMLKEASKAKYVKGQDGAFTITSPNVEIKGRTQSEKVDVTFRGISLGEWKLDNDTIRTFVEQAQENGTAPAS, encoded by the coding sequence ATGAACATAGAAGTAATCAAAGAGTTTGTGATGCAGAACTGGCTGGTGATCGTGGTTGCGTTGATCATTTTGTTCTTTGTTCTGAACGTGGTCAAAACCGTATTGAAATGGGCGATTGCCATCATCATTATTGCGGCTCTACTGATATACAGCGGCATCTCCATTGATCAGATCAAACAGACAGTTACTGACGTACAATCGAGTACGATGGACACATTGAAGAAGGAAGCTACCAGCATGATGCTTAAGGAAGCTTCCAAAGCTAAATACGTCAAAGGACAGGATGGGGCGTTCACCATCACAAGTCCCAATGTGGAGATTAAAGGCAGAACTCAATCAGAGAAAGTCGATGTGACCTTCCGCGGAATTTCACTTGGCGAATGGAAACTCGACAATGACACCATACGTACGTTTGTCGAACAGGCACAGGAGAACGGAACAGCACCGGCTTCGTAG
- a CDS encoding toprim domain-containing protein, which translates to MPIHVIVEGKNDRSKLKRLVGPEINILCTFGTLNSLKLESLRKQVGYDEVYLFMDNDSSGKKIRGVLRDAFPDAVQMYTRRGYAGVEGTPDEYIIAQLEKAGLESYIQYPELPSF; encoded by the coding sequence ATGCCTATTCATGTCATTGTGGAAGGTAAAAACGACCGCAGCAAACTAAAACGTCTTGTAGGACCCGAAATCAACATTTTGTGCACGTTTGGAACACTGAATTCTCTCAAGCTTGAGTCGCTGCGCAAACAGGTTGGTTACGACGAGGTCTACTTATTTATGGATAATGACAGTTCGGGCAAAAAAATTAGGGGTGTGCTGCGAGATGCCTTCCCAGATGCAGTACAGATGTATACACGACGCGGTTACGCTGGTGTAGAAGGAACTCCCGATGAATACATCATCGCCCAGCTGGAGAAAGCCGGATTGGAATCGTATATCCAATATCCTGAACTCCCATCGTTTTAA
- a CDS encoding SCO family protein: protein MLKKYKWTWMLLGLALIMAVYLMWGTVFASKEKLPEIREIQSFSMENVDGSTVSLDDTKGKVRLFYFYFTSCPDVCPITTFTLSQVQDLLKEDDTFGKDVSFVSISFDPKVDTKEKIKEFADRFHADYNGWYFLRGDMDQTKQLAKDSFQILIQGENKDDFAHMNMIGLVDRNNQLRKVYNAFNTEDVEPAVIAEDIRNLIKE, encoded by the coding sequence ATGCTAAAAAAGTATAAATGGACATGGATGCTGTTAGGGCTTGCACTAATTATGGCGGTGTATTTAATGTGGGGCACCGTATTTGCCAGCAAGGAAAAGTTACCCGAAATTCGGGAGATTCAATCCTTTTCGATGGAAAATGTGGATGGAAGCACAGTATCTCTGGATGATACCAAAGGTAAGGTGCGTTTGTTCTACTTTTATTTCACCAGTTGTCCGGATGTGTGCCCAATTACGACGTTTACGTTATCTCAGGTGCAGGATCTGTTAAAAGAGGACGATACCTTTGGTAAGGATGTCTCCTTTGTATCCATCTCGTTTGATCCGAAAGTGGATACTAAGGAGAAGATTAAGGAATTTGCAGATCGATTCCATGCGGATTATAATGGCTGGTACTTCCTGCGGGGGGATATGGATCAAACGAAGCAGCTCGCCAAGGATTCATTCCAGATCCTCATTCAGGGTGAGAACAAGGACGATTTTGCCCATATGAACATGATTGGATTGGTGGATCGGAATAACCAGTTGCGCAAGGTATACAATGCGTTTAATACAGAGGATGTTGAACCAGCAGTCATTGCGGAAGACATTCGCAATCTGATCAAGGAATAA
- the cyoE gene encoding heme o synthase — MDNPLRYQASSDSATRSAPPMKSGTWKDFIHITKPGILRTNLIAVFGGFWLASQWDVNYGKMVLTLLGTVLIMASSCVFNNYFDRELDLKMERTRNRSLPTGRLTPKVVLSYAIILGVIGLSVLFSFSGVLAGLCGIFGMFVYVIMYTLWLKRSSTWSTSIGGLSGAMPPVIGYVAVTGRMDLGAWLLLAMLFLWQPPHFWALAIRRVEDYRAGGFPLLPVVKGIERTKIQMIPYLVLQIFVPVLMYAYGYAGIFYLTVSLILSVLWLYYALKGFRAQNTDAWAKKVFLYSINYLSLSFILMILDTVHK, encoded by the coding sequence GTGGACAATCCATTGAGATACCAGGCTTCTTCCGATTCGGCAACACGATCTGCGCCTCCGATGAAATCAGGGACGTGGAAAGATTTTATCCATATTACGAAACCGGGCATTCTTCGAACCAACCTTATTGCGGTTTTTGGTGGCTTTTGGCTTGCATCCCAGTGGGACGTCAACTATGGCAAGATGGTGCTGACCCTGCTTGGAACGGTGCTGATTATGGCTTCTTCTTGTGTATTTAACAACTACTTTGATCGTGAACTTGATCTCAAAATGGAACGTACTCGCAACAGGTCCTTGCCAACAGGACGTTTAACACCCAAAGTCGTTCTATCCTATGCCATTATTTTGGGTGTGATTGGATTATCCGTACTCTTTTCCTTCTCCGGGGTACTTGCCGGATTATGCGGCATTTTTGGCATGTTTGTCTATGTGATTATGTACACCCTTTGGTTAAAACGTTCGTCGACATGGAGCACTTCCATTGGTGGTCTGTCTGGTGCAATGCCGCCAGTCATCGGGTATGTCGCAGTAACCGGGCGTATGGATCTTGGTGCATGGCTGCTTCTGGCCATGTTGTTTTTATGGCAGCCTCCACACTTCTGGGCGCTCGCGATCCGCAGGGTGGAAGATTATCGGGCTGGTGGATTTCCACTACTACCGGTTGTAAAGGGTATTGAACGGACCAAGATTCAGATGATTCCTTATCTGGTTTTGCAAATCTTTGTCCCGGTCCTCATGTATGCTTACGGGTATGCAGGAATCTTCTATCTTACCGTCTCACTGATACTTTCCGTGCTGTGGCTGTACTACGCACTTAAAGGCTTTCGTGCACAAAATACAGATGCCTGGGCCAAAAAGGTATTCCTTTACTCCATTAACTATCTTTCTTTGAGTTTTATATTGATGATTCTGGATACAGTGCACAAATGA
- a CDS encoding metal-dependent hydrolase, translated as MDTSTHFVMGIGLAGLAYVDPVVATSPMLAAAVMVGTIAGSQAPDIDTALRLKSNSLYIRNHRGMSHSLPFLLLWVLLITGVIALIFPGVAVGHVAAWTAVAVGVHVFTDLFNTYGTQAARPFTERWIAWNIIHIFDPFLFTTHVLAILLWAFDLIAPAPLFVSLYILIGLYYVWRTIARAMAVRQVKRLDKNNSEAHYMVIPTISWNRWHVVKRFVDGSYEIGKMDHSVLTWNLHASSSTHAAVAASRKSPEVTAFLYFTSYAVAEVEELPAGYKVRWADVRYRHRKQYPFVAVVVMDRNFETIDTYVGWLSDEKMDKKLLSARS; from the coding sequence ATGGATACTTCTACACATTTTGTCATGGGGATTGGTTTGGCCGGTCTGGCTTATGTCGATCCTGTTGTCGCGACGAGTCCCATGCTCGCAGCTGCGGTCATGGTTGGTACCATTGCAGGCTCGCAGGCTCCTGACATCGACACTGCGTTACGTCTCAAAAGTAACTCGCTCTACATTCGGAATCACCGGGGTATGTCTCATTCATTGCCATTTCTACTGTTATGGGTTCTGCTCATCACCGGAGTCATTGCACTGATCTTCCCGGGTGTCGCTGTTGGACACGTCGCGGCCTGGACTGCTGTCGCTGTAGGCGTGCACGTTTTTACCGATTTATTCAATACCTATGGAACCCAGGCAGCACGACCTTTTACAGAACGCTGGATTGCCTGGAACATCATTCATATTTTTGATCCGTTTCTGTTTACCACACATGTGCTGGCCATTTTGTTATGGGCTTTCGATCTGATCGCCCCTGCTCCACTCTTTGTTTCACTGTATATTTTGATTGGCTTGTATTATGTATGGCGGACAATAGCACGTGCTATGGCTGTTAGACAGGTGAAACGACTCGACAAAAATAATTCTGAGGCTCATTATATGGTCATCCCAACGATATCCTGGAACCGCTGGCATGTGGTGAAAAGATTTGTAGACGGCAGTTATGAGATTGGCAAAATGGATCATTCCGTCCTAACCTGGAATCTCCATGCTTCATCGTCCACTCACGCGGCTGTCGCCGCCTCACGCAAATCTCCTGAAGTCACTGCGTTTCTGTACTTCACCTCCTATGCTGTTGCAGAGGTGGAAGAATTACCAGCAGGATACAAGGTTCGCTGGGCAGATGTGCGTTATCGACACCGCAAACAATATCCATTTGTCGCTGTAGTCGTTATGGATCGAAATTTCGAAACGATTGATACGTATGTCGGCTGGTTAAGTGACGAGAAAATGGATAAAAAACTTTTATCCGCACGCTCTTGA
- a CDS encoding alpha/beta-type small acid-soluble spore protein: MAQGSRSNNLVVPQANSALQQLKIEAAQELGVTIPQDGYYGNYTSRETGSLGGYITKRLVQIAEQSLAGSGK; this comes from the coding sequence ATGGCTCAAGGATCTCGTTCTAACAACTTGGTGGTACCTCAAGCAAACTCAGCACTGCAACAATTGAAAATCGAAGCTGCACAAGAACTGGGTGTAACTATCCCACAAGACGGTTACTACGGTAACTACACTTCCCGTGAGACAGGATCTCTGGGCGGGTATATCACCAAACGTCTGGTACAAATCGCTGAGCAGTCTCTGGCTGGGTCTGGCAAATAA
- the trpS gene encoding tryptophan--tRNA ligase, with the protein MKTVLSGIQPSGKLTLGNYIGAIKNFVKLQHDYQCHFMVVDLHAVTVAQEPAALREQSEAVAALFIAAGIDPTKSNVFLQSHVPQHAELGWLMTTLTSMGELERMTQFKDKSSGKDSVGAGLFVYPSLMAADILLYNADLVPVGEDQKQHLELTRDLAGRFNHRYGEYFTIPDPYIPQVGARVMSLDDASSKMSKSNPNAGSYIALLDPPDVIRKKISRATTDSGREVVYDPANKPEVSNLMSIYAECAGLSLKEVAERYEGKMYGPFKKELAEVVVSVIEPLQERYREIRESGELADILETSARRAEAVASQTLNAVKERMGFVPRRTL; encoded by the coding sequence ATGAAAACAGTACTTTCGGGAATTCAGCCGAGTGGCAAGCTCACATTGGGCAACTACATCGGAGCAATTAAGAACTTTGTGAAATTGCAGCATGACTACCAATGTCACTTCATGGTGGTTGATCTTCACGCTGTAACGGTAGCTCAAGAGCCAGCAGCGCTGCGTGAGCAATCTGAGGCGGTAGCTGCCTTATTCATCGCAGCAGGAATCGATCCTACGAAATCCAATGTGTTTCTGCAATCCCATGTACCGCAGCACGCGGAATTGGGCTGGTTGATGACTACACTGACATCGATGGGCGAGCTCGAACGCATGACTCAGTTCAAGGACAAATCATCCGGTAAAGATTCCGTTGGCGCCGGGCTGTTTGTCTATCCTTCATTAATGGCTGCTGATATTTTGCTGTATAATGCTGATCTTGTGCCTGTAGGAGAGGATCAGAAGCAGCATCTGGAACTGACACGCGATCTGGCGGGACGCTTTAACCACCGTTATGGTGAGTATTTCACGATTCCAGACCCTTATATTCCACAGGTGGGTGCTCGTGTAATGTCACTGGATGATGCATCTTCCAAAATGAGCAAAAGTAATCCCAATGCAGGCAGCTACATTGCCTTGCTTGATCCGCCAGATGTCATCCGCAAAAAAATCAGTCGTGCCACAACCGATTCCGGTCGTGAAGTTGTATATGATCCGGCAAACAAACCTGAGGTCAGCAACCTGATGAGTATCTACGCTGAATGCGCAGGTCTGTCATTGAAAGAAGTAGCGGAGCGCTATGAAGGCAAAATGTATGGTCCGTTCAAAAAAGAACTGGCTGAAGTGGTCGTATCCGTTATTGAACCTTTACAGGAACGGTATCGTGAGATTCGTGAGTCTGGCGAATTAGCAGACATCCTGGAAACTTCAGCTCGTCGGGCAGAAGCGGTGGCTTCTCAGACACTTAATGCGGTTAAAGAACGTATGGGGTTTGTTCCTAGACGTACGTTGTAG